In Zingiber officinale cultivar Zhangliang chromosome 3B, Zo_v1.1, whole genome shotgun sequence, a single window of DNA contains:
- the LOC122055775 gene encoding uncharacterized protein LOC122055775, translating into MEEHKKMHESLGGDAMSEITSPSAQSHSIRLRLDLSRQRIFLRTASMGRISATGSWRLGSIRPNLIIEGIPTNATTPAGTDGDRTRAVDIDENDLRPGSLCRMSTRGSWQSSVSFSSEHGDKVILPQELVDRVDSSLAQVGCRGTRIDDKENEDGLLTFADDALILSFDSQSKVVSLPSNVTPLSEEIVSPLPTDPMMSTKGNNQMSCTDKQYKLPFLLDYISYLSHLSVFGILGVYTRYLLQKLFGPDHLNLTGENNPLYLDLPSNMLGSFLMGWIGFVFKADILLVSDHLQVGLSTGYLGSLTTFSGWNQKMVESSSKGHWADAIAGTVLGIFLVNYSIIFGIGCAGRLRKRVIGRGDDSIRRRTSSLEKWRVDNFNKHVAILTAALLIWLLIWILSAEFFRLKLDDLSNSAVPWLAFLVGPPGVWTRWHLARLNGQGLGRKRVLKWLPIGTLLANVLAACIMAALATISKAVNTDRCTIIISGIQLGFLGCLSTVSTFAAEIYAMWKTGHGLNAFLYIAATITISFALGTLIYSVPVWIKDYR; encoded by the exons ATGGAAGAGCATAAAAAAATGCATGAATCACTCGGAGGGGATGCCATGAGCGAGATTACTAGTCCATCTGCACAATCTCACAGTATTCGCCTGAGATTAGATTTGTCTAGACAGAGGATTTTTTTGAGGACAGCTTCTATGGGTAGGATCAGTGCCACAGGATCCTGGCGGCTTGGCTCTATCAGACCAAATCTGATAATTGAAGGAATACCTACCAACGCCACTACACCAGCAGGAACTGATGGTGATCGAACAAGAGCTGTTGATATAGATGAAAATGATCTGAGACCTGGTTCACTATGTAGAATGAGCACGAGGGGTTCTTGGCAGAGTTCAGTTAGTTTTTCCAGTGAGCATGGGGACAAAGTCATACTGCCACAGGAATTGGTGGATAGAGTAGATAGTTCATTAGCTCAAGTGGGATGTAGAGGGACTAGAATTGACGATAAGGAAAATGAGGATGGATTGTTGACCTTTGCCGATGatgcattaatattatcattTGATTCTCAGTCAAAGGTTGTCAGCTTGCCATCAAATGTGACTCCGTTATCAGAAGAAATTGTGTCTCCTCTTCCAACTGATCCAATGATGTCCACAAAGGGAAATAATCAAATGTCATGTACT GATAAACAATACAAGCTTCCATTTTTGCTGGACTACATTTCATACTTGAGCCATTTATCCGTCTTCGGAATTCTTGGG GTATATACAAGATATTTGTTACAGAAGCTCTTTGGGCCTGACCACTTGAATCTCACAGGTGAAAATAATCCATTGTACCTTGATCTGCCCTCCAATATG TTGGGTTCCTTCTTGATGGGGTGGATCGGATTTGTGTTCAAGGCAGATATTCTCCTCGTGTCTGATCATTTGCAGGTAGGATTAAGCACAGGCTACCTGGGCAGTCTCACCACATTCAGTGGATGGAACCAGAAGATGGTTGAATCATCTTCCAAAGGCCACTGGGCTGATGCAATTGCCGGCACCGTACTTG GGATTTTTCTCGTCAACTACAGCATCATATTTGGAATTGGATGTGCTGGGAGACTTCGTAAAAGAGTTATTGGACGGGGTGACGATTCGATAAGGAGAAGAACATCCAGCCTGGAAAAATGGAGGGTGGATAACTTCAATAAGCATGTGGCTATACTGACTGCTGCTTTACTGATATGGTTATTGATATGGATCTTGAGTGCAGAATTCTTCAGGCTCAAGCTCGACGATCTCAGTAACTCCGCCGTTCCTTGGCTAGCTTTCTTGGTGGGTCCTCCAGGTGTGTGGACACGCTGGCACTTGGCTAGGTTAAATGGTCAAGGTCTAGGAAGGAAAAGAGTGCTCAAGTGGCTACCGATCGGAACACTCCTAGCCAATGTCCTTGCAGCATGTATCATGGCTGCACTCGCAACAATTAGCAAAGCG GTAAACACAGACAGATGCACAATTATCATAAGTGGGATTCAGTTAGGGTTTTTGGGGTGCTTGAGCACTGTTTCTACTTTTGCTGCTGAGATTTATGCTATGTGGAAGACTGGTCATGGCTTGAATGCTTTCTTGTACATTGCTGCTACCATCACAATATCATTTGCACTAGGAACTCTTATTTACTCAGTTCCTGTATGGATCAAAGATTACAGATGA